TTTATCCTATGAAAATTAAAAAGCAAGATATTTTTTCGCAAGTCCATATTCACCAAATGACAAATGAAGGTACGGGTTTAGTGCATATCCACCAAGTACCTGTTTTTGTCAAAGGTAATGTTGCCCCTGATGATGTAGTAGATATTCGCATCACCAGAGTAAGAAAAAACGCTTGCGAAGCCACTGTACAAAAAGTTCATCAATATTCCGTAGCCCATACTTCCCCCAAGTGTATTCATTTTGGAATATGTGGCGGTTGTAAATGGCAGCATATCCACTATGCTACTCAATTAGAGCAAAAACAGAAATTTGTAGTCCATGCTTTTGAAAAGGCTATACCCCATTTCAAATTCAATTTTTTACCTATCATTCCTGCACCACAGCCCTACTACTATCGCAACAAAATGGAATTTACATTCAGTACAGAAAAATGGCTGACCTTAACTGAAATACAAGATAAAACTACCTCAATCCAAGATAAAAATGCCTTAGGTTTGCATGTCCCACAACGATTTGATAAAGTATTAGACCTTCAAGAGTGCCACCTTTTAGATGAAAGAACTTCGCATATTTTACGTGTAGTAAAAGCATACGCTTTACAAACTCAAAAACCTTTCTATGACCTTAAAAAAAATTCAGGATTTTGGCGAAATATCGTATTGAGAAAGTCTTATACCACCCCCGATTTTATGTTTATTCTTATTGTAGCAGAACAGGATATTGATGCTATCAACAAAGCTTTGCACTATTTTCAAAACGAACTTGACTTTATTACTTCCTGGATTTATATCATCAACCCGAAATTAAATGATTACTATCAAGACCTAACGTATCATGTTTTTGCAGGAAAAGGATACATCACAGAGTATTTTGAAAATGTAGTCTTTCGTATTAGTCCACTTTCTTTCTTTCAAACCAATACTTTGCAAGCTCAAACTTTATATCAAAAAGTGCTTGAATTAGCAGATATTCAGCCCAATCAAATTGTATATGATTTGTACACAGGTACTGGCACAATAGCCAATTACGTTGCTAAAAAGGCAGCCAAAGTAATAGGAATTGAATTAGTAGACTCGGCTATACAAGATGGTATACAAAACGCTGTACTTAATCAAAATCAGAATATTCTTTTTTTTGCAGGCGACATGAAAAATATTCTTACCCCGTCTTTTATTGCTCAACATGGAAAACCCGATGTATTGATTACAGACCCTCCCCGCGCAGGTATGCATCCTGATGTTGTTCAAACAATTATCCAAGCAAAACCTCACACTATTGTGTATGTAAGTTGTAACCCTGAAACCCAAGCAAAAGATATATCTATGCTTTTAGAACATTATCAAGTAGTGAGCTTACAGCCCGTAGATATGTTCCCTCAAACAGCGCATGTAGAATGTATAGCAAAGTTAGTCTTAAAAAATCCATAAAAACGAATTAAAATGGAACAAAAAAAGTGGTCTTTTCTCATTTCGCATATTTTTGAAATTGCAGAACCTATTTTTTACCAACTTAAACCTGCGGATATCTCTCTCCATTACTTTTTCAAACAAAAAAAGTATTTGGGCGCCACAGATAGGCGAATAATTAGCGAAACGATATACGAAGCCATACGAACGCTACCGCGCATAGAACTTCAACTCAAACAACAAAACTTAGGTCAAAATTTAACTGTGCCTGTTAGCTTATATGCGGCTTTATCTTGCAAACACAAGCCCGATAGCATACAAAATATAATCAGCAGCCTATTAAATTATCCCCAACACCTTTGGCGAAAGATAGACAAAGCAGTAGAAAAAGAATACGAGCCTACTTCGGAGATTGAAAAAATTGCTTATCAAACAGCTTTTCCTACTTGGTTTGTGCAGCAGTTACTACAAAGTTATTCCGTTGACGAAGTTATACAGATGCTTACTATACTCAATCAAAATGCAAAAGTCCACTTGCGTGTAAATACATATTTGGCTACACCTGATGCCGTTACAGATGCTTTACAAAAAGAAGGAATTACTGCTCAAAAAGGCAATTTATGCCCTGAAACTTTGATAGTAGAACATAGAAAACCTATTTTTACAACACAAACGTATAAAAAAGGTTGGATAGAGTTGCAAGATGAAGGTAGTCAAGTAGTAGCTTGGTTAGTCAATCCCAAGCCAGGTAAAACCGTATTGGATGCTTGTGCAGGGGGAGGTGGTAAAACATTACACATAGCCACTTTAATGAAAGGAAAAGGAACGGTATTTGCGTATGAAATAGACCCACAGCGATTTGGTAACATCAAGCAGCGAATTCGTAGAAGTCAATTACAAAATATTCGCTTGTTGGATACAGTTCAAAAATTTGAGGCTTTCAAACAAGCTTACACAGGTAAGGTAGATTATGTACTGATAGATGCACCTTGTTCAGCTTCAGGTACGTTGCGCCGCAACCCTGACTTAAAGCTTCGGCTAAGTCCCGAAGATATAGAACGTTTGCCCAATGTTCAGTTAGAAATTTTACAAACTTACCAAAGTTTTGTGCGA
The sequence above is drawn from the Bacteroidia bacterium genome and encodes:
- the rlmD gene encoding 23S rRNA (uracil(1939)-C(5))-methyltransferase RlmD, with the protein product MKIKKQDIFSQVHIHQMTNEGTGLVHIHQVPVFVKGNVAPDDVVDIRITRVRKNACEATVQKVHQYSVAHTSPKCIHFGICGGCKWQHIHYATQLEQKQKFVVHAFEKAIPHFKFNFLPIIPAPQPYYYRNKMEFTFSTEKWLTLTEIQDKTTSIQDKNALGLHVPQRFDKVLDLQECHLLDERTSHILRVVKAYALQTQKPFYDLKKNSGFWRNIVLRKSYTTPDFMFILIVAEQDIDAINKALHYFQNELDFITSWIYIINPKLNDYYQDLTYHVFAGKGYITEYFENVVFRISPLSFFQTNTLQAQTLYQKVLELADIQPNQIVYDLYTGTGTIANYVAKKAAKVIGIELVDSAIQDGIQNAVLNQNQNILFFAGDMKNILTPSFIAQHGKPDVLITDPPRAGMHPDVVQTIIQAKPHTIVYVSCNPETQAKDISMLLEHYQVVSLQPVDMFPQTAHVECIAKLVLKNP
- a CDS encoding class I SAM-dependent methyltransferase, with protein sequence MEQKKWSFLISHIFEIAEPIFYQLKPADISLHYFFKQKKYLGATDRRIISETIYEAIRTLPRIELQLKQQNLGQNLTVPVSLYAALSCKHKPDSIQNIISSLLNYPQHLWRKIDKAVEKEYEPTSEIEKIAYQTAFPTWFVQQLLQSYSVDEVIQMLTILNQNAKVHLRVNTYLATPDAVTDALQKEGITAQKGNLCPETLIVEHRKPIFTTQTYKKGWIELQDEGSQVVAWLVNPKPGKTVLDACAGGGGKTLHIATLMKGKGTVFAYEIDPQRFGNIKQRIRRSQLQNIRLLDTVQKFEAFKQAYTGKVDYVLIDAPCSASGTLRRNPDLKLRLSPEDIERLPNVQLEILQTYQSFVRVGGRLIYVTCSIFEKENQSVVDKFLQFNTNFSPLSVEQVVAEIQLPVDISRLKRLVQNKMYLQLLPHVHDTDGFFIAVLERIR